Proteins co-encoded in one Kwoniella shandongensis chromosome 12, complete sequence genomic window:
- a CDS encoding calcineurin subunit B — protein MGAAESSMFNSLEKNSNFSAPELMRLKKRFMKLDKDGSGSIDKDEFLQIPQIANNPLAHRMIAIFDEDGSGSVDFQEFVGGLSAFSSKGGREEKLRFAFKVYDMDRDGFISNGELYLVLKQMVGNNLKDQQLQQIVDKTIMEADKDGDGKLSFEEFTNMVSSTDIVKQMTLEDLF, from the exons TCTCCGCACCTGAATTGATGCGACTCAAAAAACGATTTATGAAGCTCGACAAAGATGGATCCGGTTCGATCGATAAAGATGAATTCTTGCAAATCCCACAGATTGCGAACAACCCACTGGCACATCGTATGATTGCCATCTTcgatgaaga TGGGAGTGGTTCTGTCGACTTTCAAGAGTTTGTAGGCGGTTTGAGCGCGTTTAGCAGTAAAGGTGGACGTGAAGAAAAGTTGAGAT TCGCTTTCAAGGTGTATGATATGGACAGAGATGGATTCATATCAAATGGAGAGCTTTACTTGGTTCTGAAGCAGATGGTGGGGAACAacttgaag GATCAACAATTGCAACAAATCGTGGACAAGACTATCATGGAGGCCGACAAGGACGG CGATGGAAAGCTGTCATTTGAGGAATTCACCAACATGGTCTCGAGCACGGACAttgtcaa ACAAATGACCCTTGAAGACTTATTCTAA